A genomic stretch from Rhodobacterales bacterium HKCCA1288 includes:
- the gatC gene encoding Asp-tRNA(Asn)/Glu-tRNA(Gln) amidotransferase subunit GatC — MSIDTDTAARVAKLARIKVDPAELPSLASEFNAILGFIEQLSELDVSDVEPMTSVTPQRLKARVDEVTDGNQQSKVLSNAPDAREGFFAVPKVVE, encoded by the coding sequence ATGTCAATTGACACCGACACCGCAGCCCGCGTGGCGAAACTTGCCCGCATCAAGGTTGACCCTGCCGAATTGCCAAGCCTAGCGTCCGAATTCAACGCGATCTTGGGCTTTATTGAGCAACTCTCAGAACTGGATGTCAGCGATGTTGAGCCGATGACATCGGTCACGCCACAGCGCCTTAAGGCGCGTGTAGATGAGGTGACGGATGGCAATCAACAATCCAAGGTTTTGTCGAACGCGCCCGATGCGCGCGAAGGATTTTTTGCCGTGCCAAAGGTGGTTGAGTGA
- the chrA gene encoding chromate efflux transporter yields MSENQHPPSLSALFAVFARIGVLSFGGPAAQIALMHRELVEQRNWLSERQFLAALSFTMLLPGPEAMQLATYAGWRLRGTLGGLIGGGLFVLPGAAVIMALSALYVGFGQLPLMAALFLGIKAAVIVIVIQAFLNLSKRALKGAVAVWIAGLAFTALFVFDLPFPLVIAGAALIGYLGWITPIAAAADLPQGRPSNSGAHLAIWGGLWAAPLGLLYLIAPEGLLLEVGLFFSKLALVTFGGAYAVLAYMVQQVVGDFGWLTTGQMMDALGLAETTPGPLILVTQFVGFLAGFGTYGWAGAVTAAVLTLWVTFIPCFLWIFLFAPQVDRLVAWPKLKAALDGVMAAVVGVIANLSVWFALHVWFETVTRDNGLWLPDWASLDLAAVILTLLAAILLLWQKMGLIRVLVIMAGAGALISPFFG; encoded by the coding sequence ATGAGCGAAAATCAACACCCCCCCAGTCTGAGCGCGCTTTTCGCGGTTTTTGCGCGCATTGGGGTTTTGTCCTTTGGCGGGCCCGCCGCGCAAATCGCCTTGATGCATCGTGAGTTGGTCGAGCAGCGCAATTGGTTGAGCGAACGACAATTTCTTGCGGCACTGTCCTTCACCATGCTTTTGCCCGGGCCAGAGGCTATGCAACTGGCCACTTATGCAGGGTGGCGCTTGCGCGGCACTTTGGGTGGCTTGATCGGTGGGGGACTTTTCGTCTTACCGGGTGCTGCGGTGATCATGGCCTTAAGCGCGCTTTATGTGGGCTTTGGTCAGCTGCCGCTTATGGCGGCGCTGTTCTTGGGCATCAAGGCAGCGGTGATTGTGATTGTCATCCAAGCCTTTTTGAACCTGTCAAAGCGCGCCTTAAAGGGGGCCGTTGCCGTGTGGATTGCGGGACTGGCATTTACGGCACTGTTCGTATTTGATCTGCCCTTTCCTTTGGTGATCGCAGGGGCGGCGCTGATTGGCTATTTGGGTTGGATCACGCCGATTGCGGCGGCGGCAGACCTGCCGCAAGGGCGCCCGTCCAACAGCGGTGCTCATCTGGCGATCTGGGGCGGGTTGTGGGCCGCGCCCTTGGGGCTTTTATACCTGATAGCGCCTGAGGGGCTGTTGTTGGAGGTTGGGCTTTTCTTCTCGAAACTGGCGCTTGTGACCTTTGGCGGGGCTTACGCGGTCTTGGCCTATATGGTGCAGCAAGTTGTCGGGGATTTTGGATGGCTCACCACAGGGCAGATGATGGATGCTTTGGGCTTGGCTGAAACCACGCCTGGGCCGCTGATATTGGTGACGCAATTTGTTGGCTTCCTTGCAGGGTTTGGCACCTATGGGTGGGCAGGTGCGGTCACTGCCGCGGTTTTGACCCTTTGGGTGACGTTCATACCCTGCTTCTTGTGGATATTCCTATTCGCGCCACAAGTGGATCGCTTGGTCGCATGGCCCAAGCTAAAGGCCGCGCTTGACGGGGTTATGGCGGCGGTTGTTGGGGTTATTGCCAATTTGTCTGTGTGGTTCGCGCTGCATGTCTGGTTTGAAACGGTCACGCGCGACAACGGGCTGTGGCTGCCTGATTGGGCGAGCCTTGATTTGGCTGCCGTGATCTTGACCCTTCTCGCGGCAATCTTACTGCTGTGGCAGAAGATGGGCCTGATCCGCGTTCTTGTGATTATGGCGGGGGCGGGCGCGCTTATTTCCCCGTTTTTCGGTTGA
- the rpmG gene encoding 50S ribosomal protein L33 — protein sequence MAKPTTIKIRLNSTAGTGHFYVTKKNARTMTEKMTARKYDPVVRKHVEYKEGKIK from the coding sequence ATGGCGAAGCCGACCACGATTAAAATCCGCCTGAACTCCACGGCGGGTACAGGCCACTTCTATGTGACCAAGAAAAACGCACGCACAATGACCGAGAAAATGACAGCGCGCAAATACGACCCAGTCGTGCGCAAGCATGTCGAATATAAAGAAGGTAAGATCAAATAA
- a CDS encoding Bax inhibitor-1/YccA family protein translates to MAPYQTMRSAAASANAAQIDQGLRAHMNKVYGTMSVGMVMTAGAAWAIGSNPALNALFRDPITMQPNILGWIAMFAPLIMVFAFGAAVNRLSAAAAQLFFYAFAAVMGISISWIFAVFTGVSITQTFLTTAIAFAGLSLYGYTTKKDLSGWGTFLMMGVIGLIVASIINIFLGSPAIHFAITILGVLIFAGLTAYDTQSIKQEYIDHAVHGDQEWLNKSAIMGALRLYLDFINMFMFLLQFLGNRE, encoded by the coding sequence ATGGCACCATATCAAACGATGCGCTCGGCAGCGGCCTCGGCCAATGCAGCGCAGATTGATCAGGGCTTGCGCGCCCATATGAACAAGGTCTACGGCACCATGTCCGTAGGCATGGTCATGACCGCAGGCGCTGCTTGGGCAATCGGCAGCAACCCTGCGCTGAACGCCCTATTCCGCGACCCGATCACGATGCAGCCCAATATCCTTGGCTGGATTGCCATGTTCGCGCCGCTGATCATGGTCTTTGCCTTTGGCGCGGCGGTGAACCGCTTGTCTGCTGCAGCAGCGCAGTTGTTCTTCTATGCCTTCGCTGCCGTGATGGGTATCTCCATCTCGTGGATCTTTGCTGTGTTCACAGGCGTGTCCATCACACAGACCTTCCTGACCACCGCCATCGCCTTTGCGGGGCTTAGCCTTTATGGCTACACCACCAAAAAGGATCTCAGCGGCTGGGGTACATTCTTGATGATGGGCGTGATCGGCCTGATTGTGGCCTCGATCATCAATATTTTCTTGGGCTCACCCGCGATCCATTTCGCAATCACCATTTTGGGCGTGCTGATCTTCGCAGGTCTGACTGCCTATGACACCCAGTCCATCAAACAAGAATATATCGACCATGCCGTGCATGGCGATCAGGAATGGCTGAACAAATCCGCGATTATGGGGGCGTTGCGCCTCTATCTCGACTTTATCAATATGTTCATGTTCCTGCTGCAATTCTTGGGTAACCGCGAATAA